One window of the Eucalyptus grandis isolate ANBG69807.140 chromosome 8, ASM1654582v1, whole genome shotgun sequence genome contains the following:
- the LOC120287260 gene encoding uncharacterized protein LOC120287260 encodes MAKGLPPRPPETPRPLRARAFSLSFSHYTTRAARASLILLASSGAAIVSLRCRPPSPPAAARIRRFCPGSRRALGSFSVAFMASLESSGPEVVTIDVLAARDLVSSGHRFLDVRTEEEFKERHPEAEDVLNIPYLFVTPEGRVNNPQFMEQVSSAYGLEDRIVVEDLLVRSSLALAQRERELTG; translated from the exons ATGGCGAAGGGATTGCCTCCTCGTCCCCCGGAAACCCCACGCCCTCTTCGAGCCCgagccttttctctctctttctcgcacTACACAACCAGAGCAGCGAGAGCGTCTTTGATCTTGCTCGCGAGCTCCGGCGCGGCGATCGTCTCTCTTCGCTGCCGACCCCCGAGCCCGCCGGCGGCGGCCCGGATCCGGAGATTCTGCCCCGGGAGTAGAAGAGCGCTCGGGAGCTTCTCGGTCGCGTTCATGGCTTCTCTCGAGAG CTCTGGGCCGGAAGTGGTCACCATCGACGTTCTCGCGGCCAGGGATCTGGTCAGCTCCGGCCACCGTTTCCTGGACGTGAG GACCGAAGAAGAGTTCAAGGAGCGTCACCCCGAGGCGGAGGACGTCTTGAACATTCCCTACCTCTTCGTTACCCCGGAAG GTAGAGTGAATAATCCTCAGTTCATGGAGCAAGTTTCATCGGCCTATGGATTGGAAGATCGCATTGTGGTCGAGGATCTTCTCGTCCGATCGTCTCTCGCGCTCGctcagagagaaagagaactgACTGGCTAA